The following are from one region of the Methanospirillum hungatei genome:
- a CDS encoding tyrosine--tRNA ligase, which yields MDTYARVIRNTVEVVIDEELRSLLDRPVKKVYAGYEPSGEIHLGHLVTINKLIDLRDAGFEVTVLLADLHAFLNRKGTMEDVKKLAEYNRRCFEGLGLTDITYVLGSSFQLSAEYQLLVHELSQAITLNRAKRSMDEVGRQMDNPTVSQMVYPIMQMADIAMLDVDAALGGIDQRKIHMLAREYLPTKNYPSPVCIHVPILHGLDGKKMSSSQGNYISVAESEEDIRKKMKKAFCPPEIEDNPVLQVLQHHIFPRLETVTIERPEKFGGNRTFESYEEMQQAYANGEVHPADLKTAVAEGLISVLAPVREYLK from the coding sequence ATGGATACATACGCCCGTGTAATTCGGAACACGGTCGAGGTTGTTATTGATGAGGAACTGCGTTCCCTCCTTGACCGTCCGGTCAAAAAGGTGTACGCTGGATATGAACCAAGTGGAGAGATCCATCTTGGACATCTGGTAACGATCAATAAACTGATAGACCTGAGAGATGCAGGTTTTGAAGTCACTGTTCTTCTTGCTGATCTTCATGCCTTTCTTAACCGGAAAGGAACAATGGAAGATGTAAAAAAACTGGCAGAATATAATCGCCGCTGTTTTGAAGGACTTGGGCTGACAGATATTACCTATGTCCTGGGTTCCAGTTTTCAGCTTTCAGCAGAATATCAACTTCTGGTTCATGAATTGTCTCAGGCAATTACATTAAACCGTGCCAAACGGAGTATGGACGAGGTTGGGAGACAGATGGATAACCCGACGGTATCACAGATGGTATATCCAATCATGCAGATGGCCGATATTGCCATGCTGGATGTGGATGCTGCTCTTGGAGGTATAGATCAGCGCAAGATTCACATGCTTGCCAGAGAGTATCTGCCGACAAAGAATTATCCTTCTCCGGTCTGCATACATGTTCCGATTCTGCATGGGCTTGATGGGAAAAAGATGTCCTCATCACAGGGTAATTATATATCTGTCGCAGAATCAGAGGAAGATATCAGGAAAAAGATGAAGAAGGCATTTTGTCCGCCTGAGATCGAGGATAATCCTGTTCTCCAGGTTCTTCAGCATCATATCTTCCCTAGACTTGAAACCGTAACCATTGAACGGCCGGAAAAATTCGGTGGGAACAGAACATTTGAATCATATGAAGAGATGCAGCAGGCATATGCAAATGGCGAGGTTCATCCGGCTGATTTGAAAACTGCAGTGGCTGAAGGTTTGATATCAGTTCTTGCACCGGTTCGAGAATATCTCAAATAA
- a CDS encoding ORC1-type DNA replication protein, translating to MTHDTNDSPGLFDKFLSENRIFRDREVLRHSYRPHILPHRKPQIDQIAAILAPALQTETPSNILIYGKTGTGKTASVRYVGTELESVSARRGTICRVIHLNCEVIDTQYRVLAQISKMILGEEDPSSDKTRIHIPMTGWPTDQVYSELKNQIDTSTGVFIIILDEIDKLVKKSGDDTLYNLTRINTDLSRSKVSIIGISNDLGFKTFLDPRVLSSLSEEELVFPPYNAPQLCDILQQRAAIGFAEDALDDEVIPLCAALAAQEHGDARRALDLLRISGELADRENGSKVTIEHVKKAQAKIETDSMVECIKTLPTQSKIVLYCMLLLHRAGQRIFISGDVTRIYKELTPFLEIDVLTARRISDLISELNMLGVINTRLVNRGRHGRTKEMWFDTSTEKIWEVIMEESDGRLAQVDEQIVIQIMR from the coding sequence ATGACACATGATACAAACGATAGTCCTGGTTTATTTGATAAATTCCTTTCAGAAAATCGAATATTCCGGGATCGCGAAGTACTAAGACACTCATATCGGCCTCACATTCTCCCTCACAGAAAACCACAAATAGATCAGATAGCAGCAATTTTGGCTCCAGCCCTTCAGACGGAAACCCCCTCTAATATTCTTATATATGGAAAAACCGGAACAGGTAAGACAGCCTCAGTTCGATACGTTGGAACAGAATTAGAATCGGTTAGTGCCAGAAGAGGCACTATCTGTAGGGTCATTCATCTCAACTGTGAAGTTATTGATACTCAGTACCGGGTTTTAGCACAAATCTCAAAGATGATTCTTGGTGAAGAGGATCCATCAAGTGATAAAACCAGAATTCATATCCCGATGACTGGATGGCCAACTGATCAGGTATATAGCGAACTCAAAAATCAGATTGACACTAGTACAGGCGTTTTCATAATTATTCTTGATGAAATAGACAAGTTAGTGAAAAAAAGTGGAGATGACACTCTTTACAATCTGACCAGGATTAATACTGATCTCAGTCGTTCAAAAGTATCGATAATAGGCATCTCAAATGATCTTGGTTTTAAGACATTCCTAGATCCACGAGTTTTATCTTCCTTATCAGAAGAAGAACTAGTTTTTCCTCCATACAATGCACCTCAACTTTGCGATATTTTACAGCAACGAGCAGCAATCGGATTTGCAGAAGATGCTCTTGATGATGAAGTGATTCCGCTTTGTGCAGCTCTGGCAGCTCAAGAGCATGGGGATGCGCGAAGGGCATTGGATTTACTCCGCATCTCTGGCGAACTGGCTGATCGTGAAAATGGATCAAAAGTAACCATTGAACATGTAAAAAAGGCCCAGGCAAAAATTGAAACAGATAGTATGGTCGAGTGCATAAAAACTCTTCCGACACAAAGTAAAATCGTATTATATTGTATGCTTTTACTTCATCGGGCAGGTCAACGAATTTTTATTTCTGGAGATGTAACCCGTATTTATAAAGAACTAACTCCGTTTCTTGAGATTGATGTTCTGACGGCCAGAAGAATATCTGATCTTATATCTGAGTTAAATATGCTGGGAGTAATAAATACCCGCCTTGTCAATCGTGGAAGACATGGCAGAACAAAAGAGATGTGGTTTGATACCAGTACAGAAAAAATATGGGAAGTAATTATGGAAGAGTCAGATGGACGTCTGGCACAGGTAGATGAACAGATAGTAATCCAGATAATGAGATAA
- the cgi121 gene encoding KEOPS complex subunit Cgi121: MLNQKNRRSEDFCIIPVRITLNDRQEFLNHIRNLGDQYDVTIICLNRDMIAGYSHVKTAMIHALRSWKEEKNIARSLEMEVLLYVAGTRQTGQIAPFGPQIGENFYYLCITPAEKKIITTLPDWIQEVDDKDWNIISEEKKKRLIQFFGITPEEIIVTGEEQLVDLICERTALLAVNR; the protein is encoded by the coding sequence ATGTTAAATCAAAAAAATAGACGTTCAGAGGATTTCTGCATCATTCCGGTCAGAATAACTCTCAATGATCGGCAAGAATTTCTCAACCATATAAGGAATCTTGGTGATCAGTATGATGTCACCATCATATGCCTTAATCGGGATATGATAGCAGGTTACAGCCATGTAAAGACAGCTATGATACACGCTCTTCGTTCTTGGAAAGAAGAAAAAAACATAGCACGAAGTCTTGAGATGGAGGTCCTGCTCTATGTTGCCGGTACACGACAGACTGGTCAGATCGCCCCATTCGGACCACAAATTGGTGAAAATTTTTATTATCTGTGTATAACACCAGCAGAAAAAAAAATAATTACAACCCTTCCTGACTGGATACAGGAAGTCGATGATAAAGACTGGAATATTATCTCTGAAGAGAAAAAAAAGCGTCTTATTCAATTCTTTGGAATCACCCCAGAAGAAATTATCGTCACCGGTGAAGAGCAGCTGGTTGATCTTATTTGTGAACGTACGGCTCTGCTTGCTGTGAATAGGTAA
- a CDS encoding serine protein kinase RIO: protein MRDRHTDEFDKRVDELKTKIKGLDQLKVRDDVFDEYTLLGLYKLLSKGWITAMGGPISTGKEANVYLADRNENLVAVKIYLTRTANFKKMQDYIAADRRFINIGKSRRDVIFAWTRKEFSNLKRAEDAGIPVPHPLIFDRNVLVMEYLGDEKGAFPQLRLAEFEDPQQTYDEILDYIRTLWKKAKLVHGDLSEYNILYGRGHSYLIDMGQAVTLDHPHAPGFLKRDLEQLNRFFHERCSTHEVSEILEELCGSSPR, encoded by the coding sequence TTGAGAGATCGACATACCGATGAATTTGATAAACGGGTCGATGAGCTCAAGACAAAAATCAAGGGTTTGGATCAGCTCAAGGTCAGGGATGACGTATTTGATGAATATACCCTCCTTGGGTTGTACAAACTCCTCTCGAAAGGGTGGATCACTGCCATGGGTGGCCCGATTTCTACTGGCAAGGAAGCGAATGTGTACCTTGCTGATCGGAATGAGAATTTGGTTGCAGTAAAGATCTACTTGACTAGAACTGCAAATTTTAAAAAAATGCAGGACTATATTGCTGCAGACAGGAGATTTATTAACATCGGAAAGAGCAGAAGAGATGTAATCTTTGCTTGGACCAGAAAAGAATTTTCAAATCTGAAACGGGCAGAAGATGCTGGAATCCCTGTTCCTCATCCCCTCATTTTTGACCGTAACGTCCTGGTCATGGAGTATCTGGGAGATGAAAAGGGAGCATTTCCCCAACTCAGGCTTGCTGAGTTTGAAGATCCGCAGCAGACCTATGATGAGATCCTGGATTATATCCGGACGTTATGGAAAAAAGCCAAGCTGGTTCATGGGGATCTATCTGAATATAATATTCTCTATGGAAGAGGCCACTCATATCTCATTGATATGGGACAAGCGGTCACCCTGGATCATCCTCATGCTCCTGGATTTTTAAAACGGGATCTTGAACAGCTGAACCGGTTCTTTCATGAACGGTGCAGTACTCATGAGGTATCTGAAATACTTGAAGAACTATGCGGCTCCTCACCGCGATAA
- a CDS encoding Lrp/AsnC family transcriptional regulator, whose protein sequence is MDDIDRSLLSLLEENCSTPLHELAVMLGCSDEDVEKRRQQLEKDGIIRRYSAVINWEQVDKGAVYAIIELKVAPERDYGYDRIAARISRFSNVRNLRLRTGTHDLQLLVKGKSMQEIARFVSEQIAPMERIRETATHIIMKTYKENGVLYVEREDGQRLPFSF, encoded by the coding sequence ATGGATGATATAGACCGGTCATTACTCTCTCTTTTAGAAGAAAATTGTTCTACACCGCTTCATGAACTGGCAGTGATGTTGGGATGTAGCGATGAAGATGTAGAAAAACGCAGGCAGCAACTTGAAAAAGATGGTATTATTCGTCGATATTCTGCAGTCATCAACTGGGAACAGGTAGACAAGGGTGCTGTCTATGCAATTATTGAGCTTAAAGTGGCGCCTGAGCGGGACTATGGGTATGACCGGATCGCAGCACGGATATCACGGTTTTCAAATGTCCGGAATCTGAGGCTTCGTACCGGAACACATGACCTGCAGCTTCTTGTGAAAGGGAAGAGTATGCAAGAGATTGCCAGGTTTGTTTCTGAACAGATCGCTCCAATGGAGCGAATTCGAGAGACTGCTACACATATTATCATGAAAACATACAAAGAAAACGGGGTGCTCTATGTTGAGCGTGAAGACGGACAACGCCTGCCATTCTCGTTCTGA
- a CDS encoding MogA/MoaB family molybdenum cofactor biosynthesis protein, producing MDSSHIQKISVQVAILVISTTRSEKEDTAGKSIQSLFQESSIPVVRLDVIPDDIKLIQAGLKKALTEANCIILTGGTGITHDDCTIEAVDPLLQKKLDGFGELFRLKSFSEVGTRTVLSRAVGGIIDGKAVFCIPGSKNAAELATREIIIPEIFHILTHANR from the coding sequence ATGGATTCCTCTCATATCCAAAAAATATCAGTACAAGTAGCTATACTTGTTATATCAACAACCAGATCTGAAAAGGAAGATACTGCAGGGAAAAGTATTCAATCATTATTTCAAGAATCTTCAATTCCTGTTGTTCGATTAGATGTAATACCTGATGATATTAAATTAATTCAAGCGGGCTTGAAAAAAGCACTTACTGAAGCAAATTGTATTATTCTGACCGGAGGAACAGGGATTACCCATGATGATTGTACAATTGAAGCAGTTGACCCACTTCTTCAAAAGAAATTAGATGGATTTGGAGAGTTATTCAGATTAAAAAGCTTTTCAGAAGTTGGGACAAGAACTGTCCTCAGTAGAGCAGTAGGAGGTATTATTGATGGTAAAGCCGTATTTTGTATTCCAGGTTCAAAAAATGCAGCTGAGTTAGCTACCCGTGAAATAATAATTCCAGAAATATTTCATATACTCACTCATGCCAACCGATAA
- a CDS encoding ATP-dependent DNA helicase encodes MDLQSLPLPESFIRACIAKGITSLYPPQAECVNQGLLEGKNQLISIPTASGKTLLAEMAMWARIADGGKCLYIVPLRALASEKYEEFSRKGVIRVGIATGDFDRTDAYLGENDIIVATSEKTDSLLRNKTPWLSHITCIILDEVHLIGSENRGATLEMVITKLRYTNPGMQIIGLSATIGNPAQLAEWLNAALITSTWRPVDLRQGVYYNGKIRFQNSERPIQAKTKHDDLNLCLDTIEEGGQCLVFVSSRRNAEGFAKKAAGALKTGSPDSRSLADQLRKLRDRDESNILADCVERGAAFHHAGLLRQERTIIEEGFRNGYIEVISATPTLAAGLNLPARRVIIRDYSRFSSGLGMVPIPVGEYHQMAGRAGRPHLDPYGEAVLLAKDAPTVERLFETFIDAEAERIDSQCVDDSSLCAHILSLIATGFAHDQGALASFMERTFYFYQHPKTRSLPRLVSDAVLFLIAAEMVQESQGRLSATQLGNLVSRLYLNPCTARLILDNLKSCEAPTLIGLLHVICVSPDMQRLYLKSADTQLLRTFLFKNKDDLILPLPFEQEEEELWLSGLKTALVLTDWADEVSEKQIEERYGIGAGDLYNIVDSGKWLLHATERLVSTQISELSSVISTLAIRVQHGVKPELLPLVALRNIGRVRARSLYNAGYQDPQSLVNAGIPTIARIIGEGIARQVIEDISGVKNSGKKKYNNDGESREKTQYLTDIPGIGNKMATKLQDSGIHTIADLLNADETLLSQVLGSARTQKILGYLVENSLKKEKNLAPKINDKEIKIRGQSSWEDFGC; translated from the coding sequence GTGGACCTGCAGTCACTTCCCCTTCCCGAATCATTTATTCGTGCTTGTATTGCCAAGGGGATTACATCCCTGTATCCCCCGCAAGCAGAATGTGTGAACCAGGGACTGCTTGAAGGAAAAAACCAACTCATTTCTATTCCAACGGCCAGTGGAAAGACTCTTCTTGCAGAGATGGCCATGTGGGCACGGATTGCAGATGGTGGGAAATGTCTGTATATTGTGCCTCTCAGAGCTTTGGCATCTGAAAAATATGAAGAATTTTCCAGGAAGGGAGTGATCAGGGTCGGTATTGCAACCGGTGATTTTGATCGGACAGATGCATATCTTGGTGAAAACGATATCATCGTTGCAACCAGTGAAAAAACAGACTCTCTGCTCAGGAATAAAACACCATGGTTGTCACATATCACCTGCATCATACTTGATGAAGTTCATCTCATCGGATCTGAAAACCGGGGGGCTACCCTTGAGATGGTTATTACCAAACTTCGCTACACAAATCCTGGAATGCAGATTATTGGCCTGTCTGCAACAATTGGAAATCCGGCTCAGCTGGCGGAGTGGTTAAACGCCGCTTTGATTACCAGTACCTGGCGCCCTGTTGACCTCAGGCAGGGTGTGTATTACAATGGAAAGATCCGTTTTCAGAATTCAGAACGCCCTATCCAGGCAAAAACCAAGCATGACGATCTGAATTTATGCCTTGATACGATTGAAGAGGGAGGGCAGTGTCTGGTTTTTGTATCATCACGGAGAAATGCTGAAGGTTTTGCAAAAAAAGCTGCAGGAGCATTGAAAACCGGTAGCCCAGACTCCCGAAGTCTCGCAGATCAATTACGTAAACTACGCGATCGGGATGAGAGTAATATCCTGGCTGATTGTGTTGAGCGGGGAGCGGCATTTCATCATGCCGGACTTCTCAGACAAGAAAGAACCATCATTGAAGAAGGATTTCGGAATGGATATATCGAGGTGATCTCTGCAACCCCGACACTTGCTGCAGGTCTGAATCTCCCGGCCAGGCGGGTCATTATCAGGGATTATTCCCGGTTCTCTTCAGGTCTTGGAATGGTTCCGATACCAGTTGGAGAATATCACCAGATGGCAGGAAGAGCAGGAAGACCGCATCTGGATCCTTATGGTGAAGCAGTTCTTTTAGCGAAAGATGCCCCAACAGTCGAACGACTTTTTGAGACGTTCATTGATGCTGAAGCAGAACGGATTGACTCACAGTGTGTTGATGATTCATCGCTGTGTGCACACATACTCTCCCTGATAGCAACAGGATTTGCACATGATCAGGGTGCCCTGGCATCATTTATGGAACGGACATTTTATTTTTATCAACATCCAAAAACCCGTTCTCTCCCCAGACTGGTTTCTGATGCAGTCCTGTTCCTGATTGCAGCAGAAATGGTACAGGAGAGTCAGGGCAGACTTTCTGCAACACAACTTGGCAATCTGGTCTCCAGACTATATTTGAATCCCTGTACTGCACGGTTGATACTGGATAATCTCAAATCGTGTGAGGCGCCGACATTGATCGGTCTGCTTCATGTCATCTGTGTTTCACCTGATATGCAGCGGCTTTATCTGAAATCAGCCGATACCCAGCTCTTGCGAACATTTCTGTTTAAAAATAAGGATGACCTTATTCTCCCGCTTCCCTTTGAACAGGAAGAAGAAGAACTCTGGCTCTCCGGTCTTAAAACCGCGTTAGTTCTGACTGACTGGGCTGATGAAGTGTCAGAAAAGCAGATAGAAGAACGATATGGGATTGGTGCAGGTGACCTGTATAATATCGTTGATTCTGGAAAATGGCTCCTTCATGCTACAGAACGACTTGTTTCTACGCAGATTTCAGAATTAAGTTCAGTTATTTCAACTCTTGCAATCAGGGTTCAGCATGGAGTAAAACCTGAACTTCTTCCCCTGGTCGCTCTTCGAAATATCGGACGGGTACGTGCACGAAGCCTGTATAATGCCGGATATCAGGATCCCCAATCTCTGGTTAATGCAGGGATCCCAACTATAGCACGAATTATTGGAGAGGGCATAGCAAGACAGGTAATTGAAGATATTTCCGGAGTGAAGAATTCAGGGAAAAAGAAATATAATAATGATGGTGAATCCAGGGAAAAAACTCAATACCTGACAGACATTCCTGGTATTGGCAATAAAATGGCCACCAAGTTACAAGACTCTGGTATTCATACCATTGCTGATCTGTTAAATGCGGATGAAACGCTCCTCTCGCAGGTGCTGGGGTCTGCACGAACTCAAAAAATCCTTGGATATCTGGTGGAAAATTCTCTAAAAAAAGAAAAAAATCTGGCACCAAAAATCAATGATAAAGAAATAAAAATCAGAGGTCAGTCATCCTGGGAGGATTTTGGATGTTAA
- a CDS encoding KH domain-containing protein — protein MQQETRITQERIGVLIGKKGQTKREIEEKTKTRIQVDSEEGLVSIEGEDADGFIQAVEAVKAIARGFSPERAAILLEDPDLYLEIIELSEFAGSDSKIERIRGRIIGRDGKSRSQIQDMTATEISVYGKTVGIIGTVEQVKIAREAVEMLIKGVSHESVFSFLEKKRRELKQDMISYYY, from the coding sequence ATGCAACAGGAAACACGAATAACCCAGGAGCGAATCGGGGTTCTAATTGGAAAGAAAGGACAGACAAAGCGAGAGATTGAGGAAAAAACAAAAACCAGGATTCAGGTTGACAGCGAAGAAGGACTTGTCAGTATAGAAGGTGAGGATGCTGATGGATTTATTCAGGCTGTTGAAGCAGTAAAAGCTATTGCACGGGGATTTTCTCCTGAAAGAGCAGCAATTTTACTTGAAGATCCGGATTTATACCTCGAGATCATCGAACTATCAGAATTTGCCGGAAGTGACTCAAAAATTGAACGTATCCGGGGCAGGATCATTGGAAGAGATGGTAAATCCAGATCCCAGATACAGGATATGACTGCAACAGAGATTTCAGTGTATGGAAAAACTGTTGGAATTATTGGAACTGTGGAACAGGTTAAAATTGCACGGGAAGCTGTTGAAATGCTCATAAAAGGTGTCTCTCACGAATCGGTTTTTTCATTCCTTGAAAAGAAACGGCGAGAGTTAAAACAGGATATGATCAGTTACTATTATTAA